One part of the Helicobacter cetorum MIT 99-5656 genome encodes these proteins:
- a CDS encoding type II toxin-antitoxin system PemK/MazF family toxin, which produces MNTPFDKWNEQKKRVNKFAPTKVKVGNIYWVSIGYNIGHEVYGKSISFTRPVLVLKVLSNKLFLGVPLSSQTKHRDKAYHYAFFDNNNTEQVALLHQIRTFDTRRSQGKIANVQNETLEIIKDKIKSEIL; this is translated from the coding sequence ATGAACACACCCTTTGACAAATGGAACGAACAAAAGAAACGAGTCAATAAATTTGCCCCCACAAAAGTTAAAGTGGGCAATATTTATTGGGTTAGCATTGGCTATAACATAGGGCATGAAGTCTATGGAAAATCTATAAGTTTTACACGCCCTGTGCTAGTGCTAAAAGTTTTATCTAATAAGTTATTCTTGGGTGTGCCTCTAAGCTCTCAAACCAAACATAGAGACAAAGCCTATCATTATGCCTTTTTTGACAATAACAATACCGAACAAGTTGCTTTACTCCATCAAATAAGAACTTTTGATACAAGACGCAGTCAAGGTAAAATTGCTAATGTTCAAAATGAAACTTTGGAGATTATTAAGGATAAGATTAAAAGCGAGATTTTGTAA
- a CDS encoding type IV secretion system protein, whose protein sequence is MSITALTTKLVEKYKTFMGMVENIVISAQDVFDKSFISYYKDIGIFMFSILIILYIVNRVKNQDLTERKHLIMIAVFGIYLTFFHYSLSNPKDSRNDFMELINYPSMAVTHGVDYFLNKASKSSHTDITNKNSSINIKYSNRIQEIIVISFTKIFDFISAIFTKTEGANWLYITPILLLVLGVFIIEILFLALMVTYMLITFIEFSIYSMFYLEFIPLVFFQQTRGFAWTYVKKLISLTFYMPLIMLLGGLNSFVLQTMVKDSASAGSLKGNGLIASQFFGSGITMENYIDIGFSLLFIIIMGILCLRSVLQVPKLIDAIFGTQGTIADAGNMISNIAQVGGMVVAATAGMAKRGYVNASGGQGGAMGVAKGVVGAVGNTALGVATGGASHLAQEGISKASNMLKPKISVERFSAPNRDWE, encoded by the coding sequence ATGAGTATCACTGCCCTTACTACTAAACTTGTTGAAAAATACAAAACCTTTATGGGTATGGTAGAAAACATAGTAATTTCAGCTCAAGATGTGTTTGATAAATCTTTTATTTCTTATTATAAAGATATTGGGATTTTTATGTTTTCTATACTGATTATTTTGTATATTGTCAACAGGGTAAAAAATCAAGATTTAACCGAGCGTAAACATTTGATTATGATTGCTGTGTTCGGTATCTATTTAACTTTTTTTCATTACAGCCTATCTAACCCAAAAGATTCTAGAAACGATTTCATGGAGCTAATCAATTATCCTTCAATGGCTGTTACACATGGAGTTGATTACTTTCTTAACAAAGCTTCAAAATCTAGTCATACTGACATTACTAATAAAAATTCCTCAATAAATATTAAGTATTCAAACAGAATACAAGAAATAATTGTGATAAGCTTTACAAAAATTTTTGATTTTATTTCAGCTATTTTTACAAAAACTGAGGGGGCAAATTGGCTTTATATAACCCCTATTTTACTGCTTGTTTTAGGGGTTTTTATAATTGAAATTCTTTTTTTAGCTCTTATGGTTACTTATATGTTAATTACTTTTATAGAATTTTCTATATACTCTATGTTCTACCTAGAATTTATCCCCTTAGTCTTTTTCCAACAAACAAGAGGTTTTGCTTGGACTTATGTTAAGAAATTGATTTCTCTAACTTTTTATATGCCTCTAATTATGTTATTAGGTGGTCTTAATAGCTTTGTTCTACAAACTATGGTAAAAGATAGTGCAAGTGCTGGAAGTTTGAAAGGAAATGGTCTTATTGCTTCACAATTTTTTGGAAGTGGCATTACAATGGAAAACTACATAGATATAGGATTTAGCCTACTTTTTATAATTATAATGGGGATTTTATGCTTAAGGTCAGTTTTACAAGTCCCCAAATTAATTGATGCTATCTTTGGCACACAAGGCACAATAGCTGATGCAGGCAATATGATTTCTAATATAGCTCAAGTAGGTGGCATGGTTGTGGCGGCGACTGCAGGCATGGCTAAGAGAGGCTATGTGAATGCAAGTGGTGGACAAGGTGGTGCAATGGGTGTTGCAAAAGGTGTGGTAGGTGCAGTAGGTAATACTGCATTAGGCGTTGCTACAGGTGGGGCATCTCATCTAGCCCAAGAGGGTATTTCAAAAGCCTCTAACATGCTCAAACCTAAAATCTCAGTTGAGAGATTTTCAGCCCCTAATAGAGATTGGGAATAA
- a CDS encoding Fic family protein has product MNYKELLEFSDYAMDLTIRMAHHSTAIEGNTLTQNETASILIDGVIPKAMSEREYYEVKNFQNFIPTLLKSLQEKQIIDNEYIKYIHSIIMSNLIENCGKFKTIPNVVLGANFEPTAPFKVPMVLKDWCDNLYYQLSSAKNDTQKLEIIMDSHIKFEHIHPFSDGNGRTGRMLIFYSVLEQDLVPFVITKDNKKDYIMAMREENVPMLVDMAKEAQEVERKRAMGFLEKYNNQLHLDNKREQVQPISYLKANPTTKPNPKHLHNNRFINNKNKGGKDDDRFGL; this is encoded by the coding sequence ATGAACTATAAAGAACTACTAGAATTTAGCGACTATGCTATGGATTTAACCATTAGAATGGCACATCATAGCACCGCAATAGAGGGCAATACCTTAACGCAAAATGAAACAGCGAGCATTTTAATTGATGGGGTTATTCCAAAGGCTATGAGTGAAAGAGAATATTATGAAGTTAAAAATTTTCAAAACTTTATCCCCACACTTTTAAAATCTTTACAAGAAAAACAAATTATAGACAATGAATATATCAAGTATATCCATTCAATCATTATGAGCAATCTCATTGAAAACTGCGGAAAATTTAAAACAATTCCCAATGTAGTTTTAGGGGCAAATTTTGAACCAACTGCTCCTTTTAAAGTGCCTATGGTCTTAAAAGATTGGTGTGATAATCTCTATTATCAGCTTAGTAGTGCCAAAAATGACACGCAAAAATTAGAGATTATCATGGATAGTCATATTAAGTTTGAGCATATCCACCCTTTTAGTGATGGCAATGGTAGGACAGGGCGTATGCTAATCTTTTATAGTGTCTTAGAGCAAGATTTAGTGCCTTTTGTGATTACTAAAGATAATAAAAAAGACTACATCATGGCTATGAGAGAAGAAAATGTGCCTATGTTAGTAGATATGGCAAAAGAGGCTCAAGAAGTGGAAAGAAAAAGAGCTATGGGGTTTTTAGAAAAATACAACAATCAATTACACCTTGATAACAAAAGAGAGCAAGTCCAACCTATCTCTTATCTAAAAGCAAACCCCACCACCAAGCCTAACCCCAAACACCTCC